A segment of the Bacillus sp. es.034 genome:
CATGTTTACCAGCGTCGCATGTTTTCATATCTGCGACAATGATTTTATCAGGATACTTCTCGCGGATGTCACGGACAATCGCCATCCCGTACTCCTTAATCACCCCGGTTCCTACCTCGATCCAATCCACGTTAGGACCCGTCTTCTCCAAAATCTGAAAGCATTCTTTCCTGGTCAGGCGGTCAAGCGCCACTTGTATATTCATGTCAGCCCCCTATCTTTCCACTCGTTCTTTTTCACCCAATTGGACAAGGACATCTTCTAAATATGGGAGCCCTTCATTATCACCGGTCACACTGACAACCATTGATCCGATGATATTCGCAAAATGAAGCGCTTTCTTCAAAGGCCAGTTCTGAAGGATCCCATAAATGAATCCTGCATCGAATCCATCACCGGCACCTACCGTATCCACCACTTTTTTTGCCTTTACAGCCGGGGCTTCAACATATTCACCGTCCACATATCCAACCGAACCTTCCTCACCTTTCTTAATGGCCAGATGCGTGATGCCGAATTGCTTACAATGCTCGATGATTTCACTGGTGTCTGATGTTCCGAAAAGCAGCTCCGCTTCCTCGATTCCAGTCAGAAGGATGTCGACATATGGGAGGAAGCTTCTCAGCACGTCCCTCGCTTCATCCTCACTCCACAGTTTCAGTCGGATATTCGGGTCGCAAGAAACCATCACTCCATGCTTCTTAGCCTCGATGATCGCATGGCGGATGAGCTCGATATTCTTCGTCTTATCCACTGCCGGGAATACCCCGGTAATATGGAGGATCTTCGTGTTTTTCAAGAATTCTTCGTTCAGGGTATCCTTTGTCAACACCGTTGTAGGAGAACGGTCTCTATAGTAGAAGGTCCGTGAGCTCCCATCCCCCATGATTTCCTTGAAGTTCAGGGAAGTTGGATATCCATCAGCCAGTTCCACTTCGGAAACATCCACCCCTTCACCGCGGACGGTGTTGAAGATATGCCTTCCGAATTCATCATTCCCAAGGCGGCTGATCCAACCCGTCTTTAATCCAAGCCTTGCACAGCCAATTGCAAAGTTCAGTTCAGCTCCCCCGACTTTCCTTTCAAAAGAAGAAACGAACCGCATCGGACCGGTCGATGACGGATCAAGAGTGATCATCGCATCGCCTATCGTCACTACATCATTCATGGGTAACACCCTTTCTGTCTAACAAGATTCTCGTATGATTAACTTTGGATCAAATCGGAACACCAATCCCTCCTCCTGATCCTCTTTTTTCTGAATTTTATTTAATAAATATTCCGCCGCTTTCTTCCCGATTTCAAAGGTGGGCTGAGACACGATCGTCAATCCCGGCTCATAAAAACCGGCAAACGACACATCGTCGATTCCAATGATCGCCAAGTCTTCAGGAATCTTCACATGATGTTCTTTTACATATTTCAAGATTTCAATGAGAGTTAAATCATTTCCCGCAAGGATTGCTTTCGGGGGATCGTCGAGGGATAGAAGTTCGTGAACCCCTTCTCTGATCCTGCTCACTTCGAGGCTCTTGATGTAGTCATCCCGGATGTCGAGACCATTGGAGTTCATCGTGTTCTTATAGCCGTTGATCCTCTCCATCCTCGGGGTGACATTCCGGATCACATTCGTGATGATGCCAATCTTCGTGTACCCCCTGTCGATGAAATGCTGGATTCCCATCCCTGATGCTTTCTCGTTATCAAGAAGCATCGATGGAATCGGTACATCAGGCACCGTCCGGTCAACAAACACGATTGGATAGCCTTCCTCCAACATCTCATTGTACAAGGCTGCGTTATCCCCCGTCGGCAGCAGGATGATGCCATCCACCTGCTTGGCACGAAGCATTTCAATATATTTCCGCTCCTTGTCAGGATCATCATCTGCATTACAGACAATCGTGTGAAACTCTGCTTCCTGGCAGGTGTCTTCAATCGCTCGGATCACCTGGGTCGAGAACGTATGTAGAATATTCGCCACAATTACTCCGATCGTCGTCGTCGACTTCTGCTTAAGGCTTCTGGCAACTATATTCGGTCGATATCCAAGTTCTTTGATGGATTCTTCTATTCGATTCTTCGTTTCTTCCCTCATATAATCAAAGCGATTATTTAAGTACTGGGAAACGGTACTCTTAGATACATTCGCGTGCTGAGCAACATCAGCAATCGTTACTT
Coding sequences within it:
- a CDS encoding sugar kinase, with the translated sequence MNDVVTIGDAMITLDPSSTGPMRFVSSFERKVGGAELNFAIGCARLGLKTGWISRLGNDEFGRHIFNTVRGEGVDVSEVELADGYPTSLNFKEIMGDGSSRTFYYRDRSPTTVLTKDTLNEEFLKNTKILHITGVFPAVDKTKNIELIRHAIIEAKKHGVMVSCDPNIRLKLWSEDEARDVLRSFLPYVDILLTGIEEAELLFGTSDTSEIIEHCKQFGITHLAIKKGEEGSVGYVDGEYVEAPAVKAKKVVDTVGAGDGFDAGFIYGILQNWPLKKALHFANIIGSMVVSVTGDNEGLPYLEDVLVQLGEKERVER
- a CDS encoding substrate-binding domain-containing protein; this encodes MKKVTIADVAQHANVSKSTVSQYLNNRFDYMREETKNRIEESIKELGYRPNIVARSLKQKSTTTIGVIVANILHTFSTQVIRAIEDTCQEAEFHTIVCNADDDPDKERKYIEMLRAKQVDGIILLPTGDNAALYNEMLEEGYPIVFVDRTVPDVPIPSMLLDNEKASGMGIQHFIDRGYTKIGIITNVIRNVTPRMERINGYKNTMNSNGLDIRDDYIKSLEVSRIREGVHELLSLDDPPKAILAGNDLTLIEILKYVKEHHVKIPEDLAIIGIDDVSFAGFYEPGLTIVSQPTFEIGKKAAEYLLNKIQKKEDQEEGLVFRFDPKLIIRESC